Part of the Catalinimonas alkaloidigena genome is shown below.
ATCAACTGGGGCTGTAAGCCCAATTCTTCTACAAGGCGACCAATGAGAGGTGTAGTATCCAAACCACTAGTAGGGCCATAATCAATTAAAAACCCATCTTTTCGCTCAGACTGCATGGAACCGCCTGCTTCGGACCGGGCTTCTACTATCTCTACTTCTATGCCTGCCTTTCTCAGCCAATATGCGGTGGTCAAGCCTGTGATTCCCGCTCCTAAAATGACTATCTTATTTTTTGCCATGATCAAATTTTCTTTCCGGTAATACTATAAAAGTAATTCAAAACAAATCAATATTTACCTTAGTCTTTTCATCGCTACAAATTAGCGCTTTCCTGATTGGTCAGTATAAAAATAATAATATGGAGCCATGTCTTGTTTAAGCATAGATAACATCAGATATAACAAAGCAAATTTTTTCTATCATTTATAGCATAGGTAGGTCTACTAATCCATAAAAATGCTTAATTTAAGCACACCTATACTTATTTTTTTAAGGGTTCATTTAGGTTATATGGGACTAAGAAAATGGAAAAAGAACAAGCATTTTACAAATCGGAACTAGAAACAGTATCCCTTTGGGGAAAACTGAAAGGCCAGAAAGTAGAGAAGAATGCCGTCATTGAGATCAATAACCTACTTTCGGAAAAAGCGGTAATGGATGTTAGGGCTGACGATATTCAGGAGATTATGGATAAGTATGATCTTAATCTCTATACTGATTTTGATGATGGTTCTATGCGTGAATTGTACAAGAAGTACCTGCGCTTCTGCTTTGATGATAATCATCTGGATAGCGAAGAAATTACCCGCCTAAGACACCTGAAAAAGCTACTCGGCCTTACGGACAAAGCAGTAGAGATCGCTAACCATCAGATCTGTCAGGAAGTGTACGAACGTGAGCTTGATGCGGCACTTGAGGATAACCGGCTGGACGCAAAAGAACTTCAGTTTCTCAAGCAACTGCAAAACAAATTACAACTCCCGCAATCCTGGGTAGATTCTATCTACCAACATAAAGCGCAAAGTATTATCATCAGGTTTGTTAAAGGAGCTATTGAAGAAAAGCGTTTGTCTCCTGATGAAGAAAAGGAGCTTAAGGCCCTGATTGATAATTTAGGCATTGAACCTCAATTGGATACTGCCACTCAGGCTGAGCTTGCCAAGTACCGCCTGTTCTGGCAAATTGAAAATGGTGAGCTTCCCAGTATATATGTTCCTATCAAATTAAAAGCTGAAGAATATGCCTACTTTCTGACTGATGTACAGTCATATGAAGAACGAAAGAGCGAAAAAGAAGACGCCACCACTTCCGCGAGCTCCCTGAAGATAAAACTGTCAAACAGCAATTACTGGCATCCGGAGCATACCTCTCCCTTTACAGCTGAAGAAGAGCAATGGAAGTCCATAGTATCGGGAAAGGCTTACATCAGCAGCCAAAGGATCATTCTCAGAGAAAAAGAGAAAGAAAATGAGAAGTCTGTCAAGCTCAGCGTTATCAAAAATTTTGTGGTATATCCTAACGGGCTTATGCTGATACGTGATAAGCAAAAGAAGATATTTCTGCAAACCAATGCCTATACTGATGTTTTTTCTATGATTTTAGGCAGAGTGCTAAGAAATTTGTAAGCTAACTCAATAAAATGCGCTTTAATATTTGTATTGCCTCAGGTTGGCGCATAACTTGAGGCAGTTTTTTTTAATCAGGCCGCACTATGATCAGTATTCAGCAGCTTACTTTTCAGTATAATGCTCATTCTCATCCTATTCATTTTCCCGATTGGCAGGTAGCGCAGGGAGAGCATGCACTGATTCTCGGCTCTTCAGGAAGTGGCAAAACCACTTTGCTTCACCTTCTCGCCGGGCTCCTGAAACCTAGTCAGGGTAAAATAAAAGTTGGGGAAGAAAACCTGGACCGTTTACAAAAAACCAATCTTGATAAGTACAGAGGCAGGAATATTGGATTGGTATTTCAAAAACCCCACCTCTTAAATTCGCTTAGCCTGGAACAAAACTTACTTCTGGCTCAGTACATGGCAGGCTTAAAACAAGATCGTCAACGTGTAAATTCGGTAATTGAGACGCTTGGACTGGCACACCGCAAAAAAGCCCTGGTACACACTTTAAGCCAGGGAGAAGCCCAGAGAGCCTCCATTGCCCGCTCCGTACTCAATACGCCAAAAGTCATCCTGGCTGATGAACCTACCTCCAGCCTGGACGATGAAAACTGTGAAAAGGTCTTATCCATCCTGCGAGAACAGGCCCAGGCTTATCAGGCCACCCTTGTCATTGCCACCCACGACAAGCGTGTAAAAGATATTATTAACAAGCACTACATAATGCGCTAATATGAACTTACTGCTACTTAGCTGGAGCTATATCAAGACCAAACCGTTAAATACTACACTCAATATCCTGCTGCTCAGTTTGGGCATAGCAATTATTACCGTTCTGCTTTTGCTCAGTCGTCAGATGGAAGAGTCACTGACGCAAAACAGCAAAGGAATAGATCTGGTGGTAGGTGCC
Proteins encoded:
- a CDS encoding ABC transporter ATP-binding protein, which encodes MISIQQLTFQYNAHSHPIHFPDWQVAQGEHALILGSSGSGKTTLLHLLAGLLKPSQGKIKVGEENLDRLQKTNLDKYRGRNIGLVFQKPHLLNSLSLEQNLLLAQYMAGLKQDRQRVNSVIETLGLAHRKKALVHTLSQGEAQRASIARSVLNTPKVILADEPTSSLDDENCEKVLSILREQAQAYQATLVIATHDKRVKDIINKHYIMR